Genomic window (Lycium barbarum isolate Lr01 chromosome 2, ASM1917538v2, whole genome shotgun sequence):
AAGTAATCTGCTGCTGCTCCTCCTCTACAGATAACATGGCATCAGTTGCTTCTTTGCCAAGAACCAACACCGAAGATTTGAGCTCCGACAATCTTGTTTCTGCATTTTTAAGCTTTGCCAAACTTTCAGTAGAAGCTTCTCTAAACTTTGATTGGCGTCTTATTACTTCAGTAGCCTGAAAAGAGCGGGAATCCACTTAAAACTACCAGATTTCTTGCATGACATGTTGCTTTATGTTCTTTAATACCCCTAACACAcccgaaaaaaagaaaaaatggaaGGTTGAAAGATACCTGGGATTCAAACTCCTGGCGCACTCTGTCATAGCGGTGAGTCAAATGGCGAGCATCTTCTAAAGGAGCACCATGTATTGatgctctcttttttttttttggtaaagtaataaaattcattagtaaaacatcaagaagatgtaAGGTTACAGATGGGAAAAGCTGACAGACTTGGCAAAAACCTGTAGAACAATCTAAAGATATCCTATCTCTACTGAACTAGAGAAAAGGAGCTAACAAAGTCTAGAAAGTTACCCACATTGTTTACAGGGGCAAAAAAATGCCAACTAAACTAAACACCTAGACTTTAGAGAGCAAATAggagttgagattccttcaaagcacctgttgtttctctccttccataggGTCCAAAAAATTACTGTTGGGATCATTCTCCAGATTCTTTTAATGGATTTGTCAACTCTCCAGAGTATCCAGCTAGCATATGCATCTTTGATGTTGAAGGGCATTACCCATTGTAGACCAAGCATAGAGTAGAAGAAAAACCAGAGGCTAGCATATGTATTGATGCTCTCAACGGCTCACAAACCTACAGCTAAAAGGAAAAATGATCAAACACTATGCGCTCTACGAACCAAGAGATGGCCACAGTCACTATGCCAAATCTAATACTCATCAAGAATCAAGAAAGGAATACTAGAATCCCCAAGGCATAATGCTAGAAAAAGGTTCATCAAGTTATACCATTTTATAGTTTCATCTACATTACATCTTGGGTTAAAAGCAGTAGAGATTCATATTTCAGGGGCTAGAAAAAGGTTCATCAAGTTATACCATTTTATAGTTTCACCTACATCACATCTTGGGCTAAAAGCAGTAGAGATTCATACTTCAGGTATCTTGTCATTAGAGGTATAACTCATCAATAAACATACCTTGAGTTCACTATGTGAACTGAAGATGCTAAAAGCATCTGCAAGTTTTAACCTCTCAAGAGAGAAATATCTCTCTCCAAATTTAACCATCCTAAGAACCCCAGATAGAATGCTCTCATCATAAGTGAAATATATGTGCTTGACATACTTTAATGCATTATATGATATGTCAGAGAGATACCTGACTATTTGTTCTTGTTGTTTTATTTAGACATCAGAAACAGATAGCTTTGCGCTTGACTTATCAAATTCTGCCAAGGCACATAACAAATTCAAGTTTTTCAAAAATGATTTGAACTTAGATCTTACTGATGCATTATTCTTTTTGCATTGTATGAAGCGTGAGAAGTGCATAATTTTGGACCTTATGCATGTCTATTTGTTTTATGCTGCCTAGTTGGTCTCTACACATTTTTTCTTCTAAACTGTCAATCATTTATTGTGCATAGCTTAAAATCAGAAAGCATGACTTCACAACTCCCGCTGCAAGAAATGAGGCAAAATGGTAAGGAAAAGACAGACAAAAATAACCTTCATCAGGTGACCTTCAATCTCCATAATATAAATATCTTTTTTGTGGGAAACAATTGGGAGTGTGCATGACTGTAAAGCTAAACAAGCATAGATCTAACCTGTTGTCCAAGAAATCCTAGCATAATTTCCCTTTGATCTTCCATTGCAGCATGTGAAGTTCCAAACTCCACGGCAGCCTTTGGCAAGGTAGAAGGATTATTTTGATTCTCACCCCCGTATTTATAACAATTATCTGCCAACTTTCTAGCTGCAAGATCAAGCTGAAAATTGAGACTTCCATATACATGCTATCTGAAGCAACAAAAGATACAGTGCACAAAGTTAGATTTTTGCTTGCAAGAAATATCCATATGTTGTTAACAAGAGGATATTCTTAATAGAATTTTTTACAAGCGTTCAAGATCCCTCTTACTAACTGGAATCAAAAAAGATTTGGGCCAATCTAAATAAAAACTATGTTTACATATGGATCTCTACCTACACTCAATTTAGGATATGGAACACGCATATCCGCCTGCTTTTGACCTATCTCTATTGGGACCCTATTCACTTCTTTGAGTTTGACGACTTTCTTAATAGACAGAAAATAGTTAACAAAGTTGTAATGGTGTTACCTTCGCAGCCCTTGTAGATATATATAATTCCTGAAGTCGCTGATCAATCTCCAGTTCTGCATCATCGACCATCACAGATTCATGGCCCAAGTGCCCTAGTTGTCTCAAAATAGCCTAATAAAAAGCAGAATATGAGCTCTTTCATGATAGAAGTCAAGCATCTACATAAAATATCTTGATTGAACTCATATTTTAATGATTACCATACTAGTCTGACCCAGCTTATGATCTCACAAATCtcggatttacttgtttaatgttggTCAAGTATTTGGGTCAGCTACTTATGGAATAACCTTATTAGTAAGTTATTTTAGTCATCTCCAAATACTTGAGTCAAGTATTTGGTTCCAACTCAGTTTCCTCATAACTCTAAAAATTACAAGAGCAGAGAGATGATCCAGGAGTATGGTTTCCTTGTTCTCTCGGAAGATTCTCTGAAGAAAGGCATCCTTCCACTTGCATCTAACAATTACAGTACATTGACTTTCACATTTCACTATTGTTTCTATTGTGATTTGAAAAATTCGGGAACTATTTTTATGGAAATCACAGTCATAGGCTAGATCAGCAGGAACAGGAATTAGAACTCACAACTAATTACTTTCCCAACCGAAACGTTACAGAAAAGAGAAGTATGAGATACAGAAACTTATAAATGTAGCGGAATAATTTCAGATTGATCCAATGAAATGTTGCATTACAGATTAAGTTGAAGACATGATGCTGGTAAGTAGCCGGGAACAGCTTCTTGTAGGATTCACATACCATAGTTAAATAAAAACTGCTTGTTGTATTATTACGAATTTTCTTTTAGTATATAATCAAGGTCACTGCCGTATTGCCTTTTTCATAACTACTTGATTGCTGCACTTGACCTGAGGGTCTTTCTGAAGCAGCCTCTCTACCTCCTCGAgttaggggtaaggtctacgtacactctaccccccccccccaagaaccCACttattacactgggtatgttgttgttgtatataatCAAGGTCCCATATTCCAACTTAAAACGGCAAACAACAAATTATTGACGAAATTACATATACATCTAATGGACATACAGAAAAATGATGTATTCCCCTTTATAAGAGGAAAAGGATTTTTGCTTGATCTGCCTTTTCTCCTCCTTTCTTAATAGAATATTAGCCTCTAGACACCTATACGAAAAGCTCAATGTCCAATTTGCATGAAATCGAGGTGCTTCAATCCTTTTCTTGGGTCTAAGGGCCTCTTGCCCTACCAGCATACCAAAGGCTTTCGGGGCTTACACCTCTCTGTTAAGGACTAAATTAGGCTTTTTGGTAGGAAGTAATAGGAAAGGAAGCTAACAGGTAGGTGTCTATTACTTCTTTCCAGTTGTACTAAGCAACAGGAGGAGAAGAATAATACTTTGCCAAATGAAGTAAATTGACAAGTTCCCTTCCTCATTCCCCCCACCTCTTCTTACTTGCTCCAAAGATAATTATACTCATAGCTCCAAAGAGAACCACCCTATTTTATATAGGTACCTCCACTCCGAaccacc
Coding sequences:
- the LOC132628910 gene encoding SH3 domain-containing protein 1-like, whose protein sequence is MEAIKKQATKLREQVAKQQQAILRQLGHLGHESVMVDDAELEIDQRLQELYISTRAAKHVYGSLNFQLDLAARKLADNCYKYGGENQNNPSTLPKAAVEFGTSHAAMEDQREIMLGFLGQQYVKHIYFTYDESILSGVLRMVKFGERYFSLERLKLADAFSIFSSHSELKVKL